A genomic window from Salvelinus alpinus chromosome 10, SLU_Salpinus.1, whole genome shotgun sequence includes:
- the LOC139532524 gene encoding CD276 antigen homolog, with protein sequence MDKRCWLPFCVILLMELQVSSQERVKGFTRGKVILPCRYNAMPTEKVTMFWRYKDDRNVYNIVSGKADLTDQDRQFRDRIRIFPEEWANGNFSLLLTDLKDSDSGSYSCFIPTEDILRQVELSVQEKPTPEPEVGPKSSSMSIRGQNLSPFLFLLLSPALHFL encoded by the exons ATGGATAAAAG GTGCTGGTTGCCGTTTTGTGTGATCCTGTTGATGGAACTCCAAG TCTCTTCGCAGGAGAGAGTTAAAGGTTTTACAAGAGGGAAGGTTATTTTACCATGTAGGTACAATGCAATGCCTACTGAAAAGGTCACCATGTTTTGGCGATATAAGGATGACCGTAATGTCTACAATATTGTCAGTGGAAAAGCAGACTTGACAGACCAAGACCGTCAGTTCAGAGACAGAATCAGGATTTTCCCTGAGGAATGGGCAAACGGCAACTTCTCTCTCCTACTGACTGATCTCAAGGACTCTGATAGTGGGAGTTATTCATGTTTCATACCAACAGAGGACATTCTTCGTCAAGTGGAACTTTCTGTTCAAG AGAAACCAACTCCTGAGCCTGAAGTTGGTCCAaagagcagcagcatgagcatcAGAGGACAGAACCTCAGCCCCTTCCTGTTTCTCCTCCTCAGTCCAGCTCTCCATTTCCTTTGA